In Candidatus Pantoea floridensis, the genomic window GCAATCACTTCGGAACGGGAGTAGAGGTGAATGACATGCCTATCAAAATGGGCTAATTGTTGTATCTTTCCCGGCAGGTAACGCAAAAAAGTGGGAGGAGATTAATTTTGCTTGGGGTTTGGTCGCCTCAATTATAGGCCATAGTAAATGTTGCGTTGGCATTGGCGGTTCCACCATCAATAGGGTCGCTGAGCTGATAATAGCGAGCAATTAATGGCACACTAAAGTTTCCCGCTTTAGTCACCGTGCCGAAATCTACTGGCGAACCCAATTTTATAGGTGTTGTACCTTTTAATAACTGAATGCCAATCCCTTTCGCCTGATCTTCACCTGCATTTAAGGCTAAGACACTAGCTGGACCAGCGATGGGGCCATCAAGCGTAACGCTGACTCTGACATTTTCATCACAGTCGAGGTCAATATTAAACCCTTTCGGTTTAGCTGTGGTTCCAACGCCCTTAAAGTCTAAACTACTTACATTAGCGAGTTTGACATCAATTACCGTATTTTTTACGCTGCAGGCCACAGGAATGATTTTATTACTGCCGGTTAAGGACAATGAGGTGTAATATCTTGGATCAGTCACACTCAGCGCCCGACCAATTTCTCCCGTTGTAATTTCACCTGCTCCAACCGAGTTAGCACTCGTTTTGACTAGTTCAACCTGGTAACTGAGTAAAAAGAATGGATTATCTGCTTCGCCCTTTTCTTCAAAAGGATATGCCCATTCATTGGCTCCTGACTGCTTAATCCTGATCCCAATACCACTAATGTTAGTATTGAATACCCGGTTGCCATATGAACTTAGCGTATTGAAAAGCACTGTTCTTCCCCCCCAAGTCCAGTCCGTGGTACACACAAACACAGCATTATTTGATCCTAATACATATTTAGACGCCACAATGTGCCCAATCGGTGCGTCGCGGGGGACATATATATCACCAAAGTTTACTGAGGTTTTTACCGGTCCGGTGTGGCCGGGCATCCATTTACAAACGGCTAAAGCTGAGTCTGAGATTATTAATAATGTCACCAGAATAAAATAGAACAGTGAGGTTCTCGTTTTCATTTTGTTCCCTGGTTATCCTTCTTACATATCATTTTTTTGATTTTTTTAAATGTTACTTCCAAAAACAAAAGTGACATTAAATACTATTCTTTATGCCGCGCATAAATCTGCTATTGCTACACTCGTTATTCTAAAATCAGCGCTGAGTGCTGTTGAAGATAATTGCCTGTAATATTTTAAGGCTGCCGCTGTAGATAGTTTAAATTCTTTTTCGTTTTAGCGGCAACAGGGGGATGTCCTGGACTTGTGTGGGAAAATGCTTAAGTTTTGAGTGTAAAAAAAATCAGCTCTTCCTGCTCGAGGTAGCAAGAATCGCGGATATGGCATACATGATTATTGCAATCCTCTAAAACGGCGAAAAAATGACACCTTTTTAAGACATAGCTCTGTATCCCTCTCCGATGAACGATTACCATTAGTGATTACGTTTTCACTTGGCTTATGGATATCCAATGCGTTTTAAGGTTGCTCTTCTCCCGCTTATTATTCTGCTCGCTGCCTGCAGCAGTAAGCCTGCATCCCATCAGCAACCCGCCGTTGTTCCTGCACCAAAAGGCGGTTTCTTACTTGAGCCTTCACATGCTGTTCAACCCATGTTTGGCGATTTTGCCGGTAACCCTGCCGCCGAGCAGTTTATCGACCAAATGGTGGCAAAACATGGCTTTAACCGTGAA contains:
- a CDS encoding fimbrial protein, giving the protein MKTRTSLFYFILVTLLIISDSALAVCKWMPGHTGPVKTSVNFGDIYVPRDAPIGHIVASKYVLGSNNAVFVCTTDWTWGGRTVLFNTLSSYGNRVFNTNISGIGIRIKQSGANEWAYPFEEKGEADNPFFLLSYQVELVKTSANSVGAGEITTGEIGRALSVTDPRYYTSLSLTGSNKIIPVACSVKNTVIDVKLANVSSLDFKGVGTTAKPKGFNIDLDCDENVRVSVTLDGPIAGPASVLALNAGEDQAKGIGIQLLKGTTPIKLGSPVDFGTVTKAGNFSVPLIARYYQLSDPIDGGTANANATFTMAYN